The genomic region atcgtcttgttgtttttgctCGTCCAGAAATAATGAAAGAATCTCTGTctccaaaagaaaaacacaaGCACGAAGAGAATGAGCCCCCTTGCTATGTTCagcagtcagtcagtcagtaTACACTCAAGTCattgaaaaaaaaatttgATTCCGAACCCAACCTGCCCTGTTTTTTGCCTGGtgtatgttttctttgttttaTCTGTCTGCATaagcgtgtgtgtgtgtgtgggtgagTGGGTATATCGTTTCTTTTCTATTTTTGTACAAGACTCTGAGCGTTGTAAAATGGGACAAACATTGTCGTTTTTGTTGtaattgttgttgttgttgttgttgttgttgttgttgttgttgttgttgttgttgttgttgttgttgttgttgttgttgttgttgttgttgttgttgttgttgttgttgttgttgttgttgttgttgttgttgttgttgttgttgttgtaatGCCTTTTTGTTGTTCGGCTTTTTGGATATAGTTTAGTTGGTTGTGTGTTTTTCCTTGACAAGAGCTGTCTGTTTTCCTATGTTGGTGTATAGGCCTTTGGTGCGTGTGGTAATAATGCTGGTTGTGAGGAGGAAAgtcaaggggaggagggagtcaAGTCGAAGAGGGTAGAGGGCGGACGGTGTTGGGATAAGAGCGgaaggtgctggagaggagggttgatTTAGGCGGATTGTTGGAAAGATAACTTGAGGGTGTGAAGGGTTGGAATCACTGGGATAGATATAGTTGATATAAATCTGTGGTGTGTATAACGAAAGGATTTGGCAATATTTTTCTGGTCTCATCACCTCCCGTGAGCAAGCACATCATACAATATCCATCCAGGCATCACATTGCATCTGAAGAACTCTGGGTTTCCACTGACACCAGCAATGTTTATAGGACCATTTTCCACCTCCAGCCTTGAAACACAATCCCTGGTCTTTATGATTTCATAACTCCCACGACAGACATACATACATTATAGACAGAAAGACAGACCATTTTCCCATTGGAAAGTCTCATTTCTGAATTTCAttaccacaaccaccaaccacggcaacaaccaacaaacaaacatttCTTATTTCGACATATATAAAACGCACACACCCCTctcatctccttctttttgtcATGCCCCAAAGATGTTCTCTCACGTTAGCTTCTGCTTAATAAAAAAGCTCCTAAGATGGCTCAGCTGCCAAGCACAGGTACCAGCAAGGACCAACAATTGAATCAAGATCCAGCGGACGACGCGAGCGTTGGTGGACTCGGATTGATCGCGGAATTCCGCTTCTCTCTCCTATTGTTCCCCTCATATCAGCACCACCCTATCTCCCTGAATGAGAGCAACTTACACGTTGAAATACCTGCTCCCTCCTGATGTCATTCAGCCTCGCGTTCAGGTCCTTGACCCGGGTGGCCAGGTCGGCAATCTTGGACTTGTCGCTGCTGTCGATGGCCGAGGTCTCGCCGATGGCCATGTCGAGGGTGAGGCGGATGCCGCCGTTGGGCTGGGCCATGCTCAGCCAAGAGGAGCGGccgctggaggaggagggggtgaagcaGATTTTGTGGTCGCCGgcttcggcggcggtgaaGGTGAATTTGCCCGAGGGGCCGCCGCGCTGGGAGACGACGCGGTGGTCATTGTCAAAGATTTCCTGGGGGCACAAAGTTAGGAAGGAACGAGGAAGGAcgtggggagggggggggaaaggagATTATACGTCAACGG from Podospora bellae-mahoneyi strain CBS 112042 chromosome 4, whole genome shotgun sequence harbors:
- the ERP1 gene encoding emp24p/erv25p-related protein (COG:U; EggNog:ENOG503NVYE), which gives rise to MRAILPLLSLASMAQALYFYIDVTTPRCFFEELPKDTLVVGHYVAEEWDDQRHHWAKHEGISIYISVDEIFDNDHRVVSQRGGPSGKFTFTAAEAGDHKICFTPSSSSGRSSWLSMAQPNGGIRLTLDMAIGETSAIDSSDKSKIADLATRVKDLNARLNDIRREQVFQREREAEFRDQSESTNARVVRWILIQLLVLAGTCAWQLSHLRSFFIKQKLT